A portion of the Mycobacterium paraseoulense genome contains these proteins:
- a CDS encoding GAF and ANTAR domain-containing protein, protein MTDFDAQPGRNAPARSEPSPTQREADEAELYAGLRGVSGIVAGAQGVIDILGDVAEFAAQAIPRADGVGVALIDPRYGISSVQTWAATAALVHEIDTIQYDELHEGPCITCMQSRRPAVSGSLGSDSRWPHFGGRVARMHVHSALALPLIVDDQVIGAINAYAKNRDAFGEHAVRLGSQFARPAAVSVHNAQLLANAQERTTRLQRALDSRAVIDQAIGIIRSRSGSTAEEAFGRLAQISQTENIKLNVVAERLVEEAVRRARARHR, encoded by the coding sequence GTGACCGACTTCGACGCCCAGCCCGGCCGCAATGCGCCCGCACGATCCGAGCCCTCCCCCACCCAACGGGAAGCGGACGAGGCCGAGTTGTATGCCGGGCTCCGCGGCGTGTCCGGGATTGTGGCCGGCGCCCAAGGCGTGATCGACATTCTGGGGGACGTGGCGGAATTCGCCGCCCAGGCGATTCCCCGCGCAGACGGTGTGGGCGTCGCGTTGATCGACCCTCGATACGGCATTTCCAGTGTCCAGACCTGGGCGGCGACAGCGGCACTCGTCCACGAGATCGACACCATCCAGTACGACGAACTGCACGAGGGGCCATGCATAACATGCATGCAGTCGCGGCGGCCCGCGGTGAGCGGATCGCTGGGAAGTGACAGCCGTTGGCCGCACTTCGGTGGCCGGGTAGCCCGGATGCACGTGCATTCCGCACTAGCACTCCCCTTGATCGTTGACGACCAGGTGATCGGGGCGATCAATGCCTATGCCAAAAACCGCGACGCCTTCGGCGAGCACGCGGTGCGGTTGGGGTCCCAGTTCGCCAGGCCCGCCGCGGTATCGGTGCACAACGCGCAGTTGCTGGCCAACGCCCAGGAACGGACGACGCGATTGCAGCGCGCGTTGGACAGCCGCGCGGTGATCGATCAGGCGATCGGCATCATCCGTAGCAGGTCGGGCAGCACCGCCGAGGAGGCCTTCGGCCGGCTCGCCCAGATCAGCCAGACCGAGAACATCAAGCTGAACGTCGTCGCCGAACGGCTGGTCGAAGAGGCCGTGCGGCGCGCCCGCGCGCGGCATCGCTGA